The following proteins are encoded in a genomic region of Danio rerio strain Tuebingen ecotype United States chromosome 16, GRCz12tu, whole genome shotgun sequence:
- the hapln2 gene encoding hyaluronan and proteoglycan link protein 2 precursor (The RefSeq protein has 2 substitutions compared to this genomic sequence) yields MNFIALLLTSTCFFSCINAKYHYNQDKDKELKYLLEPLVFAEVSARRGHAAILPCVMRFKPSHYRVKWTKLEPSSRGVENIVLITNGHADKQYGSVGPRAALQRAHDLDVSLRLSDLELEDDGSYRCELINGIEDESVIITLRIEGVVFPYQSQKGRYRFTFFDAKEACAEQDATLATYKQLYRAWTEGLDWCNAGWLIDGTVSYPVLHPRPACGGDLLSGIRSYGPRHKTRENYDAFCFTSTTKGSVFFIEGQLNFAEAERACRRDGAGLAKTGQIYSSWRFQQLDRCDGGWLEDGSVRFPIINPREHCGGIAEPGVRSFGFPSKSMRLYGAYCYR; encoded by the exons ATGAACTTCATTGCTCTGCTACTGACCTCAACCTGTTTCTTCTCTTGTATTAGTGCAAAATACCACTATAATCAAG ACAAGGACAAAGAGTTAAAATACCTGCTGGAGCCTCTGGTGTTTGCTGAAGTCTCTGCTCGTCGTGGACACGCAGCCATTTTGCCCTGTGTGATGAGATTCAAACCATCGCATTACAGAGTGAAGTGGACTAAACTCGAGCCCTCTTCTCGTGGAGTGGAGAACATAGTGCTCATCACAAACGGTCATGCAGATAAGCAGTACGGCTCTGTTGGGCCTCGAGCGGCCCTCCAGCGAGCTCATGATCTGGACGTTTCTCTGCGACTCTCTGACCTGGAGCTGGAAGACGATGGCAGTTACCGCTGTGAACTAATCAACGGCATCGAGGACGAAAGTGTCATTATTACTCTGAGGATTGAGG GGGTTGTATTTCCTTATCAGAGTCAAAAAGGACGGTACAGATTTACTTTCTTTGATGCTAAAGAAGCTTGTGCTGAACAGGATGCAACCCTTGCCACCTACAAGCAGCTTTACAGAG CCTGGACTGAAGGATTAGACTGGTGTAACGCTGGATGGCTGATTGACGGGACGGTCAGTTACCCTGTCTTGCACCCACGGCCGGCTTGTGGAGGGGATCTTCTGTCAGGCATCAGGAGTTATGGGCCTCGTCACAAAACACGGGACAACTATGATGCTTTCTGCTTCACCTCCACCACTAAAG GCTCTGTATTCTTCATTGAGGGCCAGCTGAATTTTGCAGAGGCTGAACGAGCCTGCAGACGGGATGGTGCTGGACTAGCCAAGACTGGTCAGATCTACTCATCTTGGAGGTTTCAACAGCTGGACCGCTGTGATGGAGGCTGGTTGGAGGATGGCAGTGTACGATTCCCCATTATCAACCCAAGAGAACACTGTGGAGGGATTGCAGAACCGGGGGTTCGTAGCTTTGGGTTTCCTAGCAAAAGCATGCGTCTCTATGGGGCTTACTGCTACAGGTAA